A segment of the Lycium barbarum isolate Lr01 chromosome 7, ASM1917538v2, whole genome shotgun sequence genome:
CCTCAAATTTGTGTAGCCCAAAGTCGTTGTTGATTTAGCTTTTTGGGTGCTTAATACGTGTAAGATCTTCATGgcatactttgtctgtttgtagATAATTGTTAGAATTATTTTATAACTGGATATGTAATGGCTTAATACCTATATAgtcccttaaacttgacatgtgtTACTGGGTTTTAATGTTAGATGAATGGGAAATGAAGGGAAGGAACATGgaggaaaaatgaaaattttgaattgtCCTTTTGTTGCTTTTTGGATGAAGACTTTCTCCTATATTGGTTGTAGAAAGAAAATTTCTTGTGCTTATATGTAGAATCACATCTTCTACGTcataaagagttgagaagaggaCCTCCCCTGCGCCATCGTCGTTCACTCGGCTTtgctttggatttggatttgatcaaatgatctgattgattaaTAATCGTTTTGAgccaaatttaattaattttaaattattaattaattatctaAATTATGACTCGATTTTTTGGATCCGTTTCTGACCCGTTGACCCATTTCTCCTTCCGGGATTAATTCAAATATTCCCACCCATCTGAAAGGATGCAACTTTGGAGTTGcacctttctgaaccaacgctTCCATGGCTATATATATCCTGATGATCTTTAGAATATTCCTTACGAATTTTATGATCTTCTCCTCTCTTCGTTTTTTTGCACTTTAAAATTTTCATGTGATTTACAGCCTTCGAGTGAGTTCACTGTGGTCGGATTTTGCAGTACCGCTACAACGGTGAGTAAATCATTCTATCCTGGGAGGGTATATTCCACaacctcgggtacattgaggggaataatttccttaaggacacactgtgttTTAGTGGGCTCGATTTAATTCTTCTACATTTTTCAGATACTGTTCTTCTAAAAAATTTCAGAttctagttttattttataaaattaccAATTTTTGGTTTAAGTATATTTTCGGATACAGGTTAACAACAACCTTAaggaaattaatttatatattttttaatagtCTGTATTGTTTTCTGGAGATTAAAACCTTTCTGCTTTTCTACTCCGTTTGAATTTTTCTATTCTGACTTGAAGAACATAAAAAATTCATTGGATTATTAAAGTTCATAATTGTGAAATAatttgaagaacataaaaacttcatcgttAAATTTTGAAACAGTTTGAACATATAAACCTTCACCGTTTACTGTTCTGTTTTTGTTTGACATTGATTAAACTGTTTGTCAACTATTGACAGTGAGAAAATGGAAATAGAAAAGGATGTCAATGTTTCTACTGGAACGGAGACTGTTGCGGCGATGACAGTTGCATCTTCAAGTCGTTCAACTACTGCATATGTAATGAGACCGGTAGAGAAACCAGGAAAATTTTCTGGAATTAACTTCAAAGGTTGGCAGCAAATAATGTTTTTTTGGTTGACCACTCTTGGTATGCAAAAGTTCACAAACGAAGATCCTCCTGTTCCTGAAGAAGGAATGCCAGAAAATCAGCGCTTCATGGTTATTGAGGCTTGGAAGCATTCGGATTTCTTGTGCAAGGGTTACATCCTTAGTGCTTTAGAGGATGACCTATATAATGTCTATAGTTCTGCGAAGACTTCGAAAGAATTGTGGATTGTACTTGAAAAGAAGTATAAAACTGAAGACGCATGCTTGAAAAAATTTGTAGTTGCCAAGTTTCTAGACTATAAAATGATGGACAGTAAAAccgttggaacccaagttcaagagcttcaaATTTTTATCCAtgacctttgtcacgacccagccccgtgggccgcgactggtgtcctatttggacacccaaacgaacttacgtaccagatcgacatatcaaaggtttattcaaacttatcatacgtcattttaaacagatactgaaaacaaatatcatcttaagcggtcgctcgtacagaaacatcatatcaaatccggaaggttagcggaatacacatcgcccagatatacaaacatatgggccgtttggccataatatcaaacgggaccgcttaaggcacaagtcacagacataatcgaacaaacacgacccatgacccatatatatgactacaggcctctacaaaccataacagaacatatgacgggacagggccccgtcgtaccctagatagtcatacatacatatacagagacatatacaatgaaaggtctttaccaaaagtatgggctccgagtcaaaggagcactccaaagtagcagaatgtatcctacaTGGGCGAGTCACCAGAAAAAAacgtatgtacctgcgggcatgaaacgcagcccccgaagaaagggggtcagtacgaaatatgtactgagtatgtaaagcatgaagtacagtaatccaaatcagaactgaaatagggagtatggaaagcgattacagaatcagtatatcaaacctgttttaaaaacataaataatgcaaataaaatcatgcacaaggctcaggaacgtggtcgccactccaacactggcgccacaacacatcatactccagagggtttcaaatctccgtacaatccccgaacatatcatatcatcacatcatatcaaaacatcagaacatatcatatgccatatcacatcataacgccgtatataggcggtacccggccctatggcgaggtctcgggaaccgcaacacatcatactgccgaatatacatagtgcgcacgatcagaaaaccggcccgggatccggtgagcgatatcatagtagtaggcacgagccgagtagtgcggaaaccatatgcatataaataaataaatttcaaaactcgataaacaaatatatttacggcatccgaaggctcagaaatcagtttcgggtcaatcggagttagtatacggaagttacaaacttttgaagtacaaaactttcTAAAGGCATTTCAGAAACTCTTTtcggaaattcaagtgacattcatattaggggaattttcaaataacattatgggtcaaatcaaatagagactttaggaccatatctacgtatcaaaatattcataaaagactttagtcatatcgattctCTTTCGagcaacattcggaaacataacaactagaatcttcgaacatcataaatacgtatcaaaccatatggaatagcttatggaagtcaaagatattagcatCCTAGTGGccctaagaataggattttctttagaagcatacatatacattatttgttcatttcataaaggtcatgccaaaagaaagaaaggtaggctttacataccgttTGTCGTCTGTACCAATTCAATAATTTAAACTCGTCTCGATTGgcacttcaacctataacaatggtAGCATGTTCGTCAAATTGGTGGTTGCTAGTAAACGATAACTCGTTCTTGTATAAAAACAAGTGGGCAGCACTTCCACTACTTGCATACATCCACAACTCACATACgaggtcaacaacatcaataacaagacacaactcaaggacataacaaaatcagccccatatgcactacatacaccattgctatcattctttctctttacatccatggagtacaacaaccacaacaacaaagtgATTCATACACTAATTCCTTATGTTTATCCAACACCTTTAACAATGTTAGACCAGCCATCAAGAACAACCCATACTCCAGCAAATatactacatatattgtacataatcataactataatccctgcatttcgactcaacaagagcagtcacgaaaattacaacaaacagcccccaaaatgtcactacaaaacaaccacgaaatttataacaagcagccccaaaacagccacaaaattcATCATAAAACAGCCATGAAATTCATCACAAAACAACCACGAAATTCAttacaaaacagccccaaaatagcCCTTAGTTACCACATAACAATGACCGATAATCtcacgaacatctaagaatataccaagcagatcgacacacttcgcatacgatattttatacgcttctttcctccaagtttgatgattcacatcagcaacaacacagcaacaacatcaacctctatatgcaagaaaactatcgtaacattacaacaagttctaaaacagccccaTCCATTATAACGTCACAATACAATTCTTAACCATCCTTAGTTCTTCAATTCCTCAAGAACAGCCCCTAACTACAATTTAAccataacaatgacaacctcaaatagccatataatcacatgagattttccaccaaaaaccatatcaaaacagcccacaacaacaacataacgatgcccgaaattctaacgaacacctacaatacaccaagcagcccatatacacttcttatgccttatttcatgcaatcttttcagcaaatttcagggaaatacaacagcattcacacgacaccacatcatctattcatatgcaagtaaaccacattattatctctataattcttacaacaacccacaacaatttttaactccaactctaaccattaaattccttcattctcatcacataatccatgatcaaaacaaccaaaatattaattcaaatcagtccagcaaatttcaattaaaaacagcccctatggcattcaacaacattccaacattcgtaCAATTCgtgttaccaagttacaactatgtttcaacatcaagatacataatttcgtggcttcaaccatgcttcaacatcaagatacataatttcatgattttctttcaTTTCTACTCACCATAACACgttcaaaccatccacaacacatgcaaattcatcctaaaacatatagaaaatgatcaactcttaccttagcAAATTGGCTCCTTAATTTGCTGGATTTAATGGCTTCAATTAAAGACCACTCTTGCTGCTCTCAAGGAACAAATTCACGTTCCCATAGACCTCCATTTGATTTAAAACACCGTGGAAAATTAATTTGTATCAAGCTTGATGAACTTGAATTTTTTTCCACCATAGCCGTGCACTCCCTCTCTATCTCTAGGGTTTTTACTACTTTGTTGAAGATGGAAAATGAACTCTTATTCAGCAGATTTTTCCTTATATAGGCAGCCCCTAAgagtgacaagtgtcccactcaaggcttgagccaattaaatttggccacatgttttggtggggcccacttagtgcactagtgacttgtttaatgaataattaaattttaatccccacttaataatctaatcatggtaaattaatcccaactttccattaatatttttacactaagtaaaattcataaacaattcattttctaatagagaccggaaattaaagattttctgtttcgtgcccgaaaatgatcccgtctttaacttgagtcgattctcttgcgaataactcgacatataaaaatacgggatataacaaccttattgctgaaggtatggtaATTAACAAGGCGTTTTAGGTGGCTGCAGTGATTGAAAAGTTGCCTCCTTAGTGGAGAGATTTCAAGAACTACCTGAAACATAAACACCAAGAAATGACGCTGGAAAATCTTGTGATACGTTTGAAGAACGAGGAGGACAACAAAGTCGCCGAAAAGAAATCGCGTGGAAACTCAGCGATTATAGGAGCAAACATCATTGAAGAAGCTGCTccaaataataagaaaaagaagaagccGTCTAGGCAAAAAAAGGAGCAgaacaagaaaaaattcaaagGCAACTGCTATAATTGTGGGAAAGCTGGACATAAGGCTCCAAATTGTCAGGCCctaagaaaaataagaaaaaagatcAGGAAAACGTTGTGGGAaagaatgatgaaattgatgatcTATGTGCTATGCTCACGGAATGCAATTTAGTTGGAAATCCAAAGGTGTGGTGGATTGACTCTGGAGCCACTCGACATGTTTGTACTATTAAAGAAGCATTTGCTACGTATGCTCCCACGGGACCCGCAGAAGAGCTTTCCATGGGAAATGCTGCAACAACCAAGGTTGAAGGATATGAGAAGATATTCATGAAGATGACTTTTGGCAAGGTGTTGACCCTCAACAACATCCTTCTTGTTCCTACAATTACGAAGAACTTAGTCTCAACTTCACTATTAGTCAAGAATGGTTTCAAATGTGTTT
Coding sequences within it:
- the LOC132601435 gene encoding uncharacterized protein LOC132601435, with amino-acid sequence MLRKCVGDTTRIITVDDVQVTEKLVYEEVSTAILDSEKMEIEKDVNVSTGTETVAAMTVASSSRSTTAYVMRPVEKPGKFSGINFKGWQQIMFFWLTTLGMQKFTNEDPPVPEEGMPENQRFMVIEAWKHSDFLCKGYILSALEDDLYNVYSSAKTSKELWIVLEKKYKTEDACLKKFVVAKFLDYKMMDSKTVGTQWRDFKNYLKHKHQEMTLENLVIRLKNEEDNKVAEKKSRGNSAIIGANIIEEAAPNNKKKKKPSRQKKEQNKKKFKGPKKNKKKDQENVVGKNDEIDDLCAMLTECNLVGNPKVWWIDSGATRHVCTIKEAFATYAPTGPAEELSMGNAATTKVEGYEKIFMKMTFGKVLTLNNILLVPTITKNLVSTSLLVKNGFKCVFVSDKAVVSKNDMYVGKGYLTECLFKLNVMIVDNINKISASSYLLESNDL